Proteins from a genomic interval of Nasonia vitripennis strain AsymCx chromosome 3, Nvit_psr_1.1, whole genome shotgun sequence:
- the LOC100118801 gene encoding spondin-1 isoform X9, with amino-acid sequence MNELWTQQRAEEASVPSEAQESFAGYSHSRIPSSGSKLAAAATMQLRKFSQLALLLLAAAAVVVNGSTHCEQKWDDIKAPHSVSETYRIKLLKINTTDEFRSFMPNTKYQVMLKNEIEDVQFIRFYITVENENKSLPHGVLELYDQELSEFTQDCPDAVVQVSQVVKDDISVYWTSPEEGNGCVIFRASVMESPSVWFMDGTLEQKFCQDPKASFDDPGPVLPECCACDEAKYELAFEGLWSRYTHPKNFPSKPWNARFSDVIGASHTSEYRFWEYNGYASEGLKQVAENGVTRVLESELKNQSQHIRTIIKARGINFPNITSKTFAVFRVDQMHHLMSLVSMIDPSPDWFVGVSGLELCLSNCSWIEHKELNLYPIDAGTDDGITYESVDAQTEPRDVIRRITTTWPNDDRSPFYDDSAVDMNPLARLYLKRQRIYEKNCERSPSSEDSEGLGAVVDQPITRKACRVTNWGPWESCSVTCGRGVKLRQRKYKNEKAAAKHNCDSLLTDRVVCYAPDNFVCPPDEVDEKKCPLSQWSEWTICSKSCGPESRTRERNFRPKRKRKECRMQYPRIELQQTIDCENSACEAEETTTDGDSSTTDVAGDEEAVSETTTESITTTVSSDEESDYDAADNRRYLAKIWPRPRRKKCPESRYYQWSFWSPCSVSCGSGTKSRSRQIKPDYSPNAADYECQYESAICEAETKSCQITPELVQDNTTEKKKKKKHKGETKSNDRVDCRMTEWSDWSPCYSCKGYRTMSRDVLTHPRNGGKSCPTKTMRRQKCHKVLPDCNVQNDREALVFDSSEEQVSVHCRVSPWGPWSSCATSCGLSQRRRTRKIAVEPRGPFGKSCPALAQIETCRLPACINAT; translated from the exons ATGAACGAGCTATGGACGCAGCAGCGAGCAGAAGAAGCATCAGTGCCGAGTGAAGCGCAGGAAAGTTTCGCGGGCTACTCGCATTCTCGCATTCCAAGCAGCGGCTCTAAACTTG cagcagcagcaacgatgCAGCTTCGAAAGTTCAGCCAACTCGCGCTCTTGTTGCTCGCCGCGGCTGCGGTGGTGGTAAACGGCTCGACGCACTGCGAGCAAAAGTGGGATGATATCAAGGCACCGCACAGCGTCTCCGAGACCTACCGGATCAAGCTGCTGAAAATCAACACGACCGATGAATTTCGTAGCTTCATGCCCAACACCAAGTATCAGG TTATGCTGAAGAACGAGATAGAGGACGTGCAGTTCATCAGGTTTTACATAACCGTGGAGAACGAGAACAAGAGTCTGCCGCACGGGGTCCTCGAGCTCTACGACCAAGAGCTGTCCGAGTTCACCCAGGACTGTCCCGACGCTGTCGTTCAGGTATCGCAGGTCGTCAAGGACGATATCTCGGTGTATTGGACCAGTCCCGAGGAGGGCAACGGTTGCGTCATTTTCAG AGCGTCGGTCATGGAGTCGCCGTCGGTGTGGTTTATGGACGGCACTTTGGAGCAAAAGTTCTGCCAGGATCCGAAGGCGAGTTTTGACGACCCTGGACCCGTGCTTCCCGAGTGCTGCGCCTGCGACGAGGCTAAATACGAGCTCGCTTTCGAGGGACTCTGGTCGAGATACACTCATCCGAAA AACTTCCCGAGCAAACCTTGGAACGCCAGGTTTTCCGACGTCATCGGGGCGTCGCACACGTCCGAGTACCGATTCTGGGAGTACAACGGCTACGCGAGCGAAGGGCTCAAGCAGGTCGCCGAGAATGGCGTCACCCGAGTCCTCGAGTCGGAGCTGAAGAACCAG AGTCAACACATCCGTACGATCATCAAGGCCAGGGGGATAAACTTTCCCAACATCACCAGCAAAACCTTCGCGGTCTTTCGAGTGGACCAGATGCACCACCTCATGTCGCTCGTCTCGATGATAG ATCCGTCGCCGGACTGGTTCGTCGGGGTGTCCGGCCTCGAGCTCTGCCTGAGCAACTGCTCGTGGATCGAGCACAAGGAGCTGAACCTGTACCCGATAGACGCCGGTACGGACGACGGCATCACGTACGAATCCGTCGATGCCCAGACCGAGCCTCGAGACGTGATCCGTCGGATCACGACGACCTGGCCGAACGACGACCGCTCGCCCTTCTACGACGATTCGGCCGTCGACATGAACCCCCTGGCGAGACTCTACCTCAAGCGACAGCGCATCTACGAGAAAAACTGCGAGAGGTCGCCGAGCTCCGAGGACAGCGAAGGTCTAGGCGCTGTAGTAGATCAACCGATCACGCGTA AGGCGTGCAGAGTGACGAATTGGGGTCCCTGGGAGAGCTGCTCGGTCACCTGCGGCAGAGGGGTCAAGCTCAGGCAGCGCAAGTACAAGAACGAGAAGGCCGCGGCGAAGCACAACTGCGACTCCCTATTGACCGACAGAGTCGTCTGTTACGCGCCGGATAACTTCGTCTG TCCGCCGGACGAAGTGGACGAGAAAAAGTGCCCGCTCAGCCAGTGGTCGGAATGGACGATTTGCAGCAAAAGCTGCGGTCCGGAGAGCCgaacgcgcgagcgcaacTTTCGGCCGAAGCGCAAACGGAAGGAGTGTCGTATGCAGTATCCTCGAATCGAATTGCAGCAGACGATCGACTGCGAGAATTCGGCCTGCGAAGCCGAGGAGACGACTACCGACGGCGACAGCAGCACTACCGACGTCGCCGGCGACGAGGAAGCGGTAAGCGAGACCACAACCGAGTCGATTACCACTACGGTTTCCTCGGACGAGGAGAGCGACTATGATGCTGCCGATAACAGACGATACTTGGCAAAGATCTGGCCCAGGCCGCGCAGGAAG AAATGCCCCGAGTCGCGTTACTATCAGTGGTCCTTCTGGAGTCCGTGTTCGGTGTCCTGTGGCTCGGGCACCAAGAGCCGATCACGACAGATCAAACCTGACTACTCGCCGAACGCGGCCGACTACGAGTGCCAGTACGAGTCGGCCATCTGCGAGGCCGAGACCAAGTCTTGTCAAATCACTCCGGAACTCGTGCAAG ATAATACGActgagaaaaagaagaaaaagaagcacaAGGGGGAGACGAAATCCAACGACAGAGTCGATTGCAGGATGACGGAGTGGAGCGATTGGTCGCCTTGCTATAGCTGCAAGGGCTACAGAACCATGTCTCGCGATGTATTG ACCCATCCGAGGAACGGGGGTAAGAGTTGCCCGACCAAGACGATGCGACGGCAAAAGTGTCACAAAGTTTTACCGGATTGCA ACGTACAAAACGACAGAGAGGCACTGGTTTTCGACTCCAGCGAAGAGCAAG TTTCGGTGCACTGTCGAGTGAGTCCCTGGGGTCCGTGGTCCAGCTGCGCGACGAGCTGCGGTCTGTCGCAGCGACGGCGAACACGAAAAATAGCCGTGGAGCCTCGGGGGCCATTTGGAAAAAGTTGCCCGGCGCTCGCCCAAATCGAGACCTGTCGACTTCCAGCTTGTATTAACGCCACTTAG
- the LOC100118801 gene encoding spondin-1 isoform X10, producing the protein MNELWTQQRAEEASVPSEAQESFAGYSHSRIPSSGSKLAAATMQLRKFSQLALLLLAAAAVVVNGSTHCEQKWDDIKAPHSVSETYRIKLLKINTTDEFRSFMPNTKYQVMLKNEIEDVQFIRFYITVENENKSLPHGVLELYDQELSEFTQDCPDAVVQVSQVVKDDISVYWTSPEEGNGCVIFRASVMESPSVWFMDGTLEQKFCQDPKASFDDPGPVLPECCACDEAKYELAFEGLWSRYTHPKNFPSKPWNARFSDVIGASHTSEYRFWEYNGYASEGLKQVAENGVTRVLESELKNQSQHIRTIIKARGINFPNITSKTFAVFRVDQMHHLMSLVSMIDPSPDWFVGVSGLELCLSNCSWIEHKELNLYPIDAGTDDGITYESVDAQTEPRDVIRRITTTWPNDDRSPFYDDSAVDMNPLARLYLKRQRIYEKNCERSPSSEDSEGLGAVVDQPITRKACRVTNWGPWESCSVTCGRGVKLRQRKYKNEKAAAKHNCDSLLTDRVVCYAPDNFVCPPDEVDEKKCPLSQWSEWTICSKSCGPESRTRERNFRPKRKRKECRMQYPRIELQQTIDCENSACEAEETTTDGDSSTTDVAGDEEAVSETTTESITTTVSSDEESDYDAADNRRYLAKIWPRPRRKKCPESRYYQWSFWSPCSVSCGSGTKSRSRQIKPDYSPNAADYECQYESAICEAETKSCQITPELVQDNTTEKKKKKKHKGETKSNDRVDCRMTEWSDWSPCYSCKGYRTMSRDVLTHPRNGGKSCPTKTMRRQKCHKVLPDCNVQNDREALVFDSSEEQVSVHCRVSPWGPWSSCATSCGLSQRRRTRKIAVEPRGPFGKSCPALAQIETCRLPACINAT; encoded by the exons ATGAACGAGCTATGGACGCAGCAGCGAGCAGAAGAAGCATCAGTGCCGAGTGAAGCGCAGGAAAGTTTCGCGGGCTACTCGCATTCTCGCATTCCAAGCAGCGGCTCTAAACTTG cagcagcaacgatgCAGCTTCGAAAGTTCAGCCAACTCGCGCTCTTGTTGCTCGCCGCGGCTGCGGTGGTGGTAAACGGCTCGACGCACTGCGAGCAAAAGTGGGATGATATCAAGGCACCGCACAGCGTCTCCGAGACCTACCGGATCAAGCTGCTGAAAATCAACACGACCGATGAATTTCGTAGCTTCATGCCCAACACCAAGTATCAGG TTATGCTGAAGAACGAGATAGAGGACGTGCAGTTCATCAGGTTTTACATAACCGTGGAGAACGAGAACAAGAGTCTGCCGCACGGGGTCCTCGAGCTCTACGACCAAGAGCTGTCCGAGTTCACCCAGGACTGTCCCGACGCTGTCGTTCAGGTATCGCAGGTCGTCAAGGACGATATCTCGGTGTATTGGACCAGTCCCGAGGAGGGCAACGGTTGCGTCATTTTCAG AGCGTCGGTCATGGAGTCGCCGTCGGTGTGGTTTATGGACGGCACTTTGGAGCAAAAGTTCTGCCAGGATCCGAAGGCGAGTTTTGACGACCCTGGACCCGTGCTTCCCGAGTGCTGCGCCTGCGACGAGGCTAAATACGAGCTCGCTTTCGAGGGACTCTGGTCGAGATACACTCATCCGAAA AACTTCCCGAGCAAACCTTGGAACGCCAGGTTTTCCGACGTCATCGGGGCGTCGCACACGTCCGAGTACCGATTCTGGGAGTACAACGGCTACGCGAGCGAAGGGCTCAAGCAGGTCGCCGAGAATGGCGTCACCCGAGTCCTCGAGTCGGAGCTGAAGAACCAG AGTCAACACATCCGTACGATCATCAAGGCCAGGGGGATAAACTTTCCCAACATCACCAGCAAAACCTTCGCGGTCTTTCGAGTGGACCAGATGCACCACCTCATGTCGCTCGTCTCGATGATAG ATCCGTCGCCGGACTGGTTCGTCGGGGTGTCCGGCCTCGAGCTCTGCCTGAGCAACTGCTCGTGGATCGAGCACAAGGAGCTGAACCTGTACCCGATAGACGCCGGTACGGACGACGGCATCACGTACGAATCCGTCGATGCCCAGACCGAGCCTCGAGACGTGATCCGTCGGATCACGACGACCTGGCCGAACGACGACCGCTCGCCCTTCTACGACGATTCGGCCGTCGACATGAACCCCCTGGCGAGACTCTACCTCAAGCGACAGCGCATCTACGAGAAAAACTGCGAGAGGTCGCCGAGCTCCGAGGACAGCGAAGGTCTAGGCGCTGTAGTAGATCAACCGATCACGCGTA AGGCGTGCAGAGTGACGAATTGGGGTCCCTGGGAGAGCTGCTCGGTCACCTGCGGCAGAGGGGTCAAGCTCAGGCAGCGCAAGTACAAGAACGAGAAGGCCGCGGCGAAGCACAACTGCGACTCCCTATTGACCGACAGAGTCGTCTGTTACGCGCCGGATAACTTCGTCTG TCCGCCGGACGAAGTGGACGAGAAAAAGTGCCCGCTCAGCCAGTGGTCGGAATGGACGATTTGCAGCAAAAGCTGCGGTCCGGAGAGCCgaacgcgcgagcgcaacTTTCGGCCGAAGCGCAAACGGAAGGAGTGTCGTATGCAGTATCCTCGAATCGAATTGCAGCAGACGATCGACTGCGAGAATTCGGCCTGCGAAGCCGAGGAGACGACTACCGACGGCGACAGCAGCACTACCGACGTCGCCGGCGACGAGGAAGCGGTAAGCGAGACCACAACCGAGTCGATTACCACTACGGTTTCCTCGGACGAGGAGAGCGACTATGATGCTGCCGATAACAGACGATACTTGGCAAAGATCTGGCCCAGGCCGCGCAGGAAG AAATGCCCCGAGTCGCGTTACTATCAGTGGTCCTTCTGGAGTCCGTGTTCGGTGTCCTGTGGCTCGGGCACCAAGAGCCGATCACGACAGATCAAACCTGACTACTCGCCGAACGCGGCCGACTACGAGTGCCAGTACGAGTCGGCCATCTGCGAGGCCGAGACCAAGTCTTGTCAAATCACTCCGGAACTCGTGCAAG ATAATACGActgagaaaaagaagaaaaagaagcacaAGGGGGAGACGAAATCCAACGACAGAGTCGATTGCAGGATGACGGAGTGGAGCGATTGGTCGCCTTGCTATAGCTGCAAGGGCTACAGAACCATGTCTCGCGATGTATTG ACCCATCCGAGGAACGGGGGTAAGAGTTGCCCGACCAAGACGATGCGACGGCAAAAGTGTCACAAAGTTTTACCGGATTGCA ACGTACAAAACGACAGAGAGGCACTGGTTTTCGACTCCAGCGAAGAGCAAG TTTCGGTGCACTGTCGAGTGAGTCCCTGGGGTCCGTGGTCCAGCTGCGCGACGAGCTGCGGTCTGTCGCAGCGACGGCGAACACGAAAAATAGCCGTGGAGCCTCGGGGGCCATTTGGAAAAAGTTGCCCGGCGCTCGCCCAAATCGAGACCTGTCGACTTCCAGCTTGTATTAACGCCACTTAG
- the LOC100118801 gene encoding spondin-1 isoform X7 yields MNELWTQQRAEEASVPSEAQESFAGYSHSRIPSSGSKLAAAATMQLRKFSQLALLLLAAAAVVVNGSTHCEQKWDDIKAPHSVSETYRIKLLKINTTDEFRSFMPNTKYQVMLKNEIEDVQFIRFYITVENENKSLPHGVLELYDQELSEFTQDCPDAVVQVSQVVKDDISVYWTSPEEGNGCVIFRASVMESPSVWFMDGTLEQKFCQDPKASFDDPGPVLPECCACDEAKYELAFEGLWSRYTHPKNFPSKPWNARFSDVIGASHTSEYRFWEYNGYASEGLKQVAENGVTRVLESELKNQSQHIRTIIKARGINFPNITSKTFAVFRVDQMHHLMSLVSMIDPSPDWFVGVSGLELCLSNCSWIEHKELNLYPIDAGTDDGITYESVDAQTEPRDVIRRITTTWPNDDRSPFYDDSAVDMNPLARLYLKRQRIYEKNCERSPSSEDSEGLGAVVDQPITRKACRVTNWGPWESCSVTCGRGVKLRQRKYKNEKAAAKHNCDSLLTDRVVCYAPDNFVCPPDEVDEKKCPLSQWSEWTICSKSCGPESRTRERNFRPKRKRKECRMQYPRIELQQTIDCENSACEAEETTTDGDSSTTDVAGDEEAKCPESRYYQWSFWSPCSVSCGSGTKSRSRQIKPDYSPNAADYECQYESAICEAETKSCQITPELVQVICSQPVQLGHCPDEHDDNSLRYYYDKITAKCLLFHYTGCNGNMNNFRTLQECQTTCSTFQDPDSLKNYKLKLSSVVTYNVPLTDHPNSKIKRARSDDNTTEKKKKKKHKGETKSNDRVDCRMTEWSDWSPCYSCKGYRTMSRDVLTHPRNGGKSCPTKTMRRQKCHKVLPDCNVQNDREALVFDSSEEQVSVHCRVSPWGPWSSCATSCGLSQRRRTRKIAVEPRGPFGKSCPALAQIETCRLPACINAT; encoded by the exons ATGAACGAGCTATGGACGCAGCAGCGAGCAGAAGAAGCATCAGTGCCGAGTGAAGCGCAGGAAAGTTTCGCGGGCTACTCGCATTCTCGCATTCCAAGCAGCGGCTCTAAACTTG cagcagcagcaacgatgCAGCTTCGAAAGTTCAGCCAACTCGCGCTCTTGTTGCTCGCCGCGGCTGCGGTGGTGGTAAACGGCTCGACGCACTGCGAGCAAAAGTGGGATGATATCAAGGCACCGCACAGCGTCTCCGAGACCTACCGGATCAAGCTGCTGAAAATCAACACGACCGATGAATTTCGTAGCTTCATGCCCAACACCAAGTATCAGG TTATGCTGAAGAACGAGATAGAGGACGTGCAGTTCATCAGGTTTTACATAACCGTGGAGAACGAGAACAAGAGTCTGCCGCACGGGGTCCTCGAGCTCTACGACCAAGAGCTGTCCGAGTTCACCCAGGACTGTCCCGACGCTGTCGTTCAGGTATCGCAGGTCGTCAAGGACGATATCTCGGTGTATTGGACCAGTCCCGAGGAGGGCAACGGTTGCGTCATTTTCAG AGCGTCGGTCATGGAGTCGCCGTCGGTGTGGTTTATGGACGGCACTTTGGAGCAAAAGTTCTGCCAGGATCCGAAGGCGAGTTTTGACGACCCTGGACCCGTGCTTCCCGAGTGCTGCGCCTGCGACGAGGCTAAATACGAGCTCGCTTTCGAGGGACTCTGGTCGAGATACACTCATCCGAAA AACTTCCCGAGCAAACCTTGGAACGCCAGGTTTTCCGACGTCATCGGGGCGTCGCACACGTCCGAGTACCGATTCTGGGAGTACAACGGCTACGCGAGCGAAGGGCTCAAGCAGGTCGCCGAGAATGGCGTCACCCGAGTCCTCGAGTCGGAGCTGAAGAACCAG AGTCAACACATCCGTACGATCATCAAGGCCAGGGGGATAAACTTTCCCAACATCACCAGCAAAACCTTCGCGGTCTTTCGAGTGGACCAGATGCACCACCTCATGTCGCTCGTCTCGATGATAG ATCCGTCGCCGGACTGGTTCGTCGGGGTGTCCGGCCTCGAGCTCTGCCTGAGCAACTGCTCGTGGATCGAGCACAAGGAGCTGAACCTGTACCCGATAGACGCCGGTACGGACGACGGCATCACGTACGAATCCGTCGATGCCCAGACCGAGCCTCGAGACGTGATCCGTCGGATCACGACGACCTGGCCGAACGACGACCGCTCGCCCTTCTACGACGATTCGGCCGTCGACATGAACCCCCTGGCGAGACTCTACCTCAAGCGACAGCGCATCTACGAGAAAAACTGCGAGAGGTCGCCGAGCTCCGAGGACAGCGAAGGTCTAGGCGCTGTAGTAGATCAACCGATCACGCGTA AGGCGTGCAGAGTGACGAATTGGGGTCCCTGGGAGAGCTGCTCGGTCACCTGCGGCAGAGGGGTCAAGCTCAGGCAGCGCAAGTACAAGAACGAGAAGGCCGCGGCGAAGCACAACTGCGACTCCCTATTGACCGACAGAGTCGTCTGTTACGCGCCGGATAACTTCGTCTG TCCGCCGGACGAAGTGGACGAGAAAAAGTGCCCGCTCAGCCAGTGGTCGGAATGGACGATTTGCAGCAAAAGCTGCGGTCCGGAGAGCCgaacgcgcgagcgcaacTTTCGGCCGAAGCGCAAACGGAAGGAGTGTCGTATGCAGTATCCTCGAATCGAATTGCAGCAGACGATCGACTGCGAGAATTCGGCCTGCGAAGCCGAGGAGACGACTACCGACGGCGACAGCAGCACTACCGACGTCGCCGGCGACGAGGAAGCG AAATGCCCCGAGTCGCGTTACTATCAGTGGTCCTTCTGGAGTCCGTGTTCGGTGTCCTGTGGCTCGGGCACCAAGAGCCGATCACGACAGATCAAACCTGACTACTCGCCGAACGCGGCCGACTACGAGTGCCAGTACGAGTCGGCCATCTGCGAGGCCGAGACCAAGTCTTGTCAAATCACTCCGGAACTCGTGCAAG tCATTTGCTCTCAGCCCGTGCAGCTCGGCCACTGTCCCGACGAGCATGACGACAACTCCCTGCGCTACTACTACGACAAAATCACCGCCAAGTGCCTGCTTTTCCATTACACCGGCTGCAACGGCAACATGAACAATTTCCGAACGCTTCAGGAGTGCCAGACGACCTGTTCCACGTTTC AGGATCCCGAtagcttaaaaaattacaagctGAAGCTCAGCAGCGTCGTCACCTATAACGTGCCGCTCACCGATCATCCGAACTCCAAGATCAAACGCGCCAGATCTGACG ATAATACGActgagaaaaagaagaaaaagaagcacaAGGGGGAGACGAAATCCAACGACAGAGTCGATTGCAGGATGACGGAGTGGAGCGATTGGTCGCCTTGCTATAGCTGCAAGGGCTACAGAACCATGTCTCGCGATGTATTG ACCCATCCGAGGAACGGGGGTAAGAGTTGCCCGACCAAGACGATGCGACGGCAAAAGTGTCACAAAGTTTTACCGGATTGCA ACGTACAAAACGACAGAGAGGCACTGGTTTTCGACTCCAGCGAAGAGCAAG TTTCGGTGCACTGTCGAGTGAGTCCCTGGGGTCCGTGGTCCAGCTGCGCGACGAGCTGCGGTCTGTCGCAGCGACGGCGAACACGAAAAATAGCCGTGGAGCCTCGGGGGCCATTTGGAAAAAGTTGCCCGGCGCTCGCCCAAATCGAGACCTGTCGACTTCCAGCTTGTATTAACGCCACTTAG
- the LOC100118801 gene encoding spondin-1 isoform X5: MNELWTQQRAEEASVPSEAQESFAGYSHSRIPSSGSKLAAAATMQLRKFSQLALLLLAAAAVVVNGSTHCEQKWDDIKAPHSVSETYRIKLLKINTTDEFRSFMPNTKYQVMLKNEIEDVQFIRFYITVENENKSLPHGVLELYDQELSEFTQDCPDAVVQVSQVVKDDISVYWTSPEEGNGCVIFRASVMESPSVWFMDGTLEQKFCQDPKASFDDPGPVLPECCACDEAKYELAFEGLWSRYTHPKNFPSKPWNARFSDVIGASHTSEYRFWEYNGYASEGLKQVAENGVTRVLESELKNQSQHIRTIIKARGINFPNITSKTFAVFRVDQMHHLMSLVSMIDPSPDWFVGVSGLELCLSNCSWIEHKELNLYPIDAGTDDGITYESVDAQTEPRDVIRRITTTWPNDDRSPFYDDSAVDMNPLARLYLKRQRIYEKNCERSPSSEDSEGLGAVVDQPITRKACRVTNWGPWESCSVTCGRGVKLRQRKYKNEKAAAKHNCDSLLTDRVVCYAPDNFVCPPDEVDEKKCPLSQWSEWTICSKSCGPESRTRERNFRPKRKRKECRMQYPRIELQQTIDCENSACEAEETTTDGDSSTTDVAGDEEAVSETTTESITTTVSSDEESDYDAADNRRYLAKIWPRPRRKKCPESRYYQWSFWSPCSVSCGSGTKSRSRQIKPDYSPNAADYECQYESAICEAETKSCQITPELVQVICSQPVQLGHCPDEHDDNSLRYYYDKITAKCLLFHYTGCNGNMNNFRTLQECQTTCSTFHNTTEKKKKKKHKGETKSNDRVDCRMTEWSDWSPCYSCKGYRTMSRDVLTHPRNGGKSCPTKTMRRQKCHKVLPDCNVQNDREALVFDSSEEQVSVHCRVSPWGPWSSCATSCGLSQRRRTRKIAVEPRGPFGKSCPALAQIETCRLPACINAT; encoded by the exons ATGAACGAGCTATGGACGCAGCAGCGAGCAGAAGAAGCATCAGTGCCGAGTGAAGCGCAGGAAAGTTTCGCGGGCTACTCGCATTCTCGCATTCCAAGCAGCGGCTCTAAACTTG cagcagcagcaacgatgCAGCTTCGAAAGTTCAGCCAACTCGCGCTCTTGTTGCTCGCCGCGGCTGCGGTGGTGGTAAACGGCTCGACGCACTGCGAGCAAAAGTGGGATGATATCAAGGCACCGCACAGCGTCTCCGAGACCTACCGGATCAAGCTGCTGAAAATCAACACGACCGATGAATTTCGTAGCTTCATGCCCAACACCAAGTATCAGG TTATGCTGAAGAACGAGATAGAGGACGTGCAGTTCATCAGGTTTTACATAACCGTGGAGAACGAGAACAAGAGTCTGCCGCACGGGGTCCTCGAGCTCTACGACCAAGAGCTGTCCGAGTTCACCCAGGACTGTCCCGACGCTGTCGTTCAGGTATCGCAGGTCGTCAAGGACGATATCTCGGTGTATTGGACCAGTCCCGAGGAGGGCAACGGTTGCGTCATTTTCAG AGCGTCGGTCATGGAGTCGCCGTCGGTGTGGTTTATGGACGGCACTTTGGAGCAAAAGTTCTGCCAGGATCCGAAGGCGAGTTTTGACGACCCTGGACCCGTGCTTCCCGAGTGCTGCGCCTGCGACGAGGCTAAATACGAGCTCGCTTTCGAGGGACTCTGGTCGAGATACACTCATCCGAAA AACTTCCCGAGCAAACCTTGGAACGCCAGGTTTTCCGACGTCATCGGGGCGTCGCACACGTCCGAGTACCGATTCTGGGAGTACAACGGCTACGCGAGCGAAGGGCTCAAGCAGGTCGCCGAGAATGGCGTCACCCGAGTCCTCGAGTCGGAGCTGAAGAACCAG AGTCAACACATCCGTACGATCATCAAGGCCAGGGGGATAAACTTTCCCAACATCACCAGCAAAACCTTCGCGGTCTTTCGAGTGGACCAGATGCACCACCTCATGTCGCTCGTCTCGATGATAG ATCCGTCGCCGGACTGGTTCGTCGGGGTGTCCGGCCTCGAGCTCTGCCTGAGCAACTGCTCGTGGATCGAGCACAAGGAGCTGAACCTGTACCCGATAGACGCCGGTACGGACGACGGCATCACGTACGAATCCGTCGATGCCCAGACCGAGCCTCGAGACGTGATCCGTCGGATCACGACGACCTGGCCGAACGACGACCGCTCGCCCTTCTACGACGATTCGGCCGTCGACATGAACCCCCTGGCGAGACTCTACCTCAAGCGACAGCGCATCTACGAGAAAAACTGCGAGAGGTCGCCGAGCTCCGAGGACAGCGAAGGTCTAGGCGCTGTAGTAGATCAACCGATCACGCGTA AGGCGTGCAGAGTGACGAATTGGGGTCCCTGGGAGAGCTGCTCGGTCACCTGCGGCAGAGGGGTCAAGCTCAGGCAGCGCAAGTACAAGAACGAGAAGGCCGCGGCGAAGCACAACTGCGACTCCCTATTGACCGACAGAGTCGTCTGTTACGCGCCGGATAACTTCGTCTG TCCGCCGGACGAAGTGGACGAGAAAAAGTGCCCGCTCAGCCAGTGGTCGGAATGGACGATTTGCAGCAAAAGCTGCGGTCCGGAGAGCCgaacgcgcgagcgcaacTTTCGGCCGAAGCGCAAACGGAAGGAGTGTCGTATGCAGTATCCTCGAATCGAATTGCAGCAGACGATCGACTGCGAGAATTCGGCCTGCGAAGCCGAGGAGACGACTACCGACGGCGACAGCAGCACTACCGACGTCGCCGGCGACGAGGAAGCGGTAAGCGAGACCACAACCGAGTCGATTACCACTACGGTTTCCTCGGACGAGGAGAGCGACTATGATGCTGCCGATAACAGACGATACTTGGCAAAGATCTGGCCCAGGCCGCGCAGGAAG AAATGCCCCGAGTCGCGTTACTATCAGTGGTCCTTCTGGAGTCCGTGTTCGGTGTCCTGTGGCTCGGGCACCAAGAGCCGATCACGACAGATCAAACCTGACTACTCGCCGAACGCGGCCGACTACGAGTGCCAGTACGAGTCGGCCATCTGCGAGGCCGAGACCAAGTCTTGTCAAATCACTCCGGAACTCGTGCAAG tCATTTGCTCTCAGCCCGTGCAGCTCGGCCACTGTCCCGACGAGCATGACGACAACTCCCTGCGCTACTACTACGACAAAATCACCGCCAAGTGCCTGCTTTTCCATTACACCGGCTGCAACGGCAACATGAACAATTTCCGAACGCTTCAGGAGTGCCAGACGACCTGTTCCACGTTTC ATAATACGActgagaaaaagaagaaaaagaagcacaAGGGGGAGACGAAATCCAACGACAGAGTCGATTGCAGGATGACGGAGTGGAGCGATTGGTCGCCTTGCTATAGCTGCAAGGGCTACAGAACCATGTCTCGCGATGTATTG ACCCATCCGAGGAACGGGGGTAAGAGTTGCCCGACCAAGACGATGCGACGGCAAAAGTGTCACAAAGTTTTACCGGATTGCA ACGTACAAAACGACAGAGAGGCACTGGTTTTCGACTCCAGCGAAGAGCAAG TTTCGGTGCACTGTCGAGTGAGTCCCTGGGGTCCGTGGTCCAGCTGCGCGACGAGCTGCGGTCTGTCGCAGCGACGGCGAACACGAAAAATAGCCGTGGAGCCTCGGGGGCCATTTGGAAAAAGTTGCCCGGCGCTCGCCCAAATCGAGACCTGTCGACTTCCAGCTTGTATTAACGCCACTTAG